A single Campylobacter concisus DNA region contains:
- a CDS encoding LysE/ArgO family amino acid transporter has product MKNPKSLLPSAQHESKFSKIVLLTLAFTWLNPHVYLDTMLLIGSISTKFGDENIIFGIGASLASLFFFFSLGYGARVLAPVFAKEFSWKILEIFVGIIMLLIAFSLLFTKV; this is encoded by the coding sequence ATTAAAAATCCCAAAAGCCTTCTTCCTAGTGCGCAACACGAGTCCAAATTTAGCAAAATAGTGCTTTTGACGCTTGCTTTTACTTGGCTAAATCCTCACGTCTATCTTGATACGATGCTTTTAATAGGATCTATTTCAACAAAATTTGGAGATGAAAATATAATTTTTGGCATCGGTGCTAGTCTTGCATCGCTATTTTTCTTCTTTTCTTTAGGATATGGAGCAAGAGTTCTCGCTCCAGTTTTTGCAAAAGAATTTTCATGGAAAATTTTAGAAATTTTTGTTGGGATTATTATGCTTCTAATCGCTTTTAGTTTACTTTTTACCAAAGTATAG
- a CDS encoding DNA polymerase III subunit gamma/tau gives MQALALKYRPKNFDELIGQEAVSKSLIHALDEGRISHAYLFSGLRGSGKTSSARIFSKALVCEKGPTSKPCEVCPQCIMANESRHMDIIEMDAASHRKIDDIRELIEQTKYAPAMARYKIFIIDEVHMLTKEAFNALLKTLEEPPSYVKFILATTDPLKLPTTVLSRTQHFRFKQISRYSIIKHLEFILSKEGISYEKEALEILARSGGGSLRDTLTLLDQAIIYGANNVTANGVASMLGLLDPEKIEEIIAHVLNHDKNAIRVLVSELESYDPEMIIDEILANLKQKFIENDSKISLLVYERFFRILAQAKGMLNVSSDNGFVLMLMLFMMIEALNLQDIDDAINEVISKNSENSTQITEVITQKSQVASTKMQGPYELFLTKIYDRNYDLGEFFKEFVEFSFFNNNELGLIVNAKDENLEYFKKNWKILNEILHTLFGQNAKIVNAKSDEQKVQTKTPKASLENNEKSELDELDEEISRLNANNVETKNEPKAEIKGELQNEKNNFALMLNKEPKTPEELQRQREQGVLKEANRLFGEPTIES, from the coding sequence TTGCAAGCACTAGCTTTAAAATATCGCCCTAAAAATTTTGATGAACTTATCGGTCAAGAAGCCGTTAGTAAAAGTCTTATACACGCACTTGACGAGGGTCGCATAAGCCACGCATATCTATTTTCTGGGCTTAGAGGCAGTGGAAAAACTTCAAGTGCTAGGATATTTTCAAAAGCTTTAGTGTGCGAAAAAGGACCTACTTCAAAACCATGTGAAGTATGCCCACAATGCATAATGGCAAATGAGTCAAGACATATGGACATCATCGAAATGGACGCTGCTAGCCACAGAAAGATAGATGATATAAGAGAGCTAATAGAGCAAACAAAATATGCTCCAGCAATGGCAAGATATAAAATTTTTATAATCGATGAAGTGCATATGCTAACTAAAGAGGCATTTAACGCTCTTTTAAAAACGCTTGAAGAGCCACCAAGCTATGTAAAATTTATCCTAGCGACGACTGATCCATTAAAACTCCCAACAACGGTGCTTTCAAGAACGCAGCATTTTAGGTTTAAGCAAATAAGCAGATACAGCATCATTAAACATCTTGAGTTTATTTTAAGCAAAGAAGGCATTAGCTACGAAAAAGAGGCACTTGAAATTTTAGCAAGAAGTGGCGGAGGATCGTTAAGAGATACTTTGACACTTCTTGATCAAGCTATCATTTACGGGGCAAATAATGTCACGGCAAATGGCGTAGCATCGATGTTAGGACTTCTTGATCCAGAAAAGATCGAAGAGATAATAGCTCATGTTTTAAATCACGATAAAAATGCGATCAGAGTGCTTGTAAGCGAGCTTGAAAGCTACGATCCTGAGATGATAATAGATGAAATTTTGGCAAATTTAAAGCAAAAATTTATAGAAAACGACTCAAAAATTTCACTACTTGTTTATGAGAGATTTTTTAGGATTTTGGCACAAGCTAAAGGTATGCTAAATGTAAGTAGTGACAATGGCTTTGTGCTAATGCTAATGCTTTTTATGATGATAGAAGCGCTAAATTTACAAGATATTGATGATGCTATAAATGAAGTGATCTCAAAAAATAGTGAAAATTCCACTCAAATCACAGAAGTCATCACTCAAAAAAGCCAAGTAGCTTCTACTAAAATGCAAGGTCCATACGAACTCTTCTTAACAAAAATTTATGATAGAAATTACGATCTTGGCGAGTTTTTTAAAGAATTTGTAGAATTTAGCTTCTTTAATAACAATGAACTTGGACTGATAGTAAATGCAAAAGATGAAAATCTTGAATATTTTAAGAAAAATTGGAAAATTTTAAATGAGATATTGCATACGCTTTTTGGACAAAATGCGAAAATAGTAAATGCAAAGAGTGATGAGCAAAAAGTACAAACTAAGACGCCTAAAGCCTCTTTAGAAAATAATGAAAAAAGCGAACTAGACGAGCTTGATGAGGAAATTTCAAGACTAAATGCAAATAATGTTGAAACTAAAAATGAGCCAAAAGCAGAGATAAAAGGCGAGCTGCAAAACGAGAAAAATAACTTTGCTTTGATGCTAAATAAAGAGCCAAAAACGCCAGAAGAGCTTCAAAGACAAAGAGAACAAGGGGTCCTAAAAGAGGCCAATAGACTTTTTGGCGAGCCAACGATTGAGAGCTAA
- the ccoS gene encoding cbb3-type cytochrome oxidase assembly protein CcoS codes for MDSATLAMLVFISVLMGAFLLFGVLWGIKNKQFEDYRKFLDGANLDDEDALNEAYELELRKKEALKKRAKSNKDKI; via the coding sequence ATGGATAGTGCGACACTTGCGATGCTAGTTTTTATCTCAGTTTTGATGGGAGCATTTTTGCTTTTTGGCGTGCTTTGGGGGATAAAAAATAAGCAATTTGAAGACTACCGAAAATTTTTAGACGGAGCAAATTTGGACGATGAAGATGCACTAAATGAAGCTTATGAGCTAGAGCTTCGCAAAAAAGAAGCCCTAAAAAAAAGAGCAAAATCTAATAAAGATAAAATTTAG
- a CDS encoding heavy metal translocating P-type ATPase: MPQSRCAHCRLKFDESVMISNESGLKFCCVGCKGVYEILNENGLSEFYERLGKNTLTPANNGANIKNLAANFSELVTKEGDFSQISFLIDGITCSACIWLLEKALFSLSGVLEVNINSLNQKAVIIFDEQELLVEQIIEKIYAVGYVPKPYATSQKEDELAKKRRKFYTKALVGIFATMNIMWLAIAQYSGYFSGIRGDIKDILRFAQFVLATPVLFYTGSEFFKGAKIAIKNASPNMDLLVITGASITYIYSIFAMFTRSGESYFDSVAMIITFVFIGKFLEILGKKKALETSNFLNDMLLTKVCILEDGKDVLKEPRDVNLGEKIVLRSGERALLDGVVLSGEASVDSSSLTGESLPVTLGVGQEVKSGVICQNGQIIYEAKEIFKNSYLNQLINLLQTAELKKPNIELVVNKIASKFSLSVLTLAFFTFWFWYFKFGFSEAIVTAVSVIVIACPCALALATPVSSVCALGVAFKNRVLFKEAKFFESLAKCDVAVFDKTGTLTKAEFKVSDFFIKESISLDEIYSLALISNHQISVAVAKFLKQKGARKIELKNTNLSVAKGVEAEISGKKFYAGSKRFLVENGISFDEAEENVSFFVGLNGELVAKFYLKDSVKPEAKTLIDELKSAGMKVCILSGDVQKVVKNVADELGVSEFRAEMLPETKAKFISELKEQGKKVLMVGDGINDAAALSLAHVAICMGSGAAISLERSDVVLLDNSLKSLAKAIKISKFTYKTIKQNLLFCLLYNVLALPFAVCGYVIPLFAALFMSLSSLSVILNSLYIVRKFKEK; this comes from the coding sequence ATGCCACAAAGTAGATGTGCTCATTGTAGATTAAAATTTGATGAAAGCGTGATGATCTCAAATGAAAGCGGACTTAAATTTTGCTGTGTTGGTTGCAAAGGCGTTTATGAAATTTTAAATGAAAATGGGCTTAGTGAGTTTTATGAACGTCTTGGTAAAAATACACTTACACCGGCAAACAACGGTGCAAATATCAAAAATTTAGCGGCAAATTTTAGCGAGCTTGTGACAAAAGAGGGCGACTTTAGTCAAATTTCATTTTTAATTGATGGTATCACTTGCTCAGCTTGCATCTGGCTACTTGAAAAGGCACTTTTTAGCTTGTCTGGAGTCTTGGAGGTAAATATCAACTCGCTTAATCAAAAAGCGGTCATTATTTTTGATGAGCAGGAGCTTTTGGTAGAGCAAATAATTGAAAAAATTTATGCCGTTGGCTACGTCCCAAAGCCATATGCTACGAGTCAAAAAGAGGACGAGCTAGCTAAGAAAAGAAGGAAATTTTACACAAAAGCGCTAGTTGGTATCTTTGCTACGATGAATATTATGTGGCTGGCCATTGCTCAGTATAGCGGGTATTTTAGTGGTATAAGAGGCGATATAAAAGATATTTTAAGATTTGCGCAGTTTGTATTAGCAACGCCTGTACTTTTTTATACTGGTAGCGAGTTTTTCAAAGGGGCAAAGATAGCCATAAAAAACGCTTCGCCAAATATGGATCTGCTTGTTATCACGGGAGCTAGCATAACCTATATCTACTCTATTTTTGCGATGTTTACGAGGAGTGGCGAGAGCTATTTTGATTCAGTTGCGATGATCATCACCTTTGTTTTTATCGGTAAATTTTTAGAAATTTTGGGTAAGAAAAAGGCACTTGAGACTTCAAATTTCTTAAATGATATGCTGCTTACAAAGGTATGTATTTTGGAGGATGGCAAGGATGTTTTAAAAGAGCCAAGAGATGTAAATTTGGGCGAAAAGATCGTGCTAAGATCTGGCGAGAGGGCGCTACTTGATGGAGTGGTGCTTAGTGGTGAGGCAAGCGTGGATAGCTCAAGTCTAACGGGAGAGAGCCTGCCTGTGACCTTGGGAGTAGGGCAAGAGGTAAAAAGTGGCGTCATTTGCCAAAATGGACAAATCATCTATGAAGCAAAGGAAATTTTTAAAAATTCTTATCTAAATCAGCTTATAAATTTGCTCCAAACTGCAGAGCTAAAAAAGCCAAATATCGAGCTAGTAGTCAATAAAATCGCTTCTAAATTTTCTCTTAGCGTGCTAACTTTGGCATTTTTTACATTTTGGTTTTGGTACTTTAAATTTGGCTTTTCAGAAGCTATTGTCACGGCTGTTAGCGTCATCGTGATCGCTTGCCCTTGTGCGCTTGCGCTTGCCACGCCAGTTAGTAGTGTCTGTGCCCTTGGTGTGGCCTTTAAAAATAGAGTGCTTTTTAAGGAGGCTAAATTTTTTGAAAGCCTTGCAAAGTGCGATGTAGCGGTATTTGATAAGACTGGCACGCTTACAAAGGCAGAATTTAAAGTTAGTGATTTTTTCATAAAAGAGAGCATAAGTTTAGATGAAATTTATTCGCTAGCTCTTATATCAAATCATCAAATAAGCGTGGCAGTGGCTAAATTTCTAAAGCAAAAAGGTGCAAGGAAAATAGAGCTTAAAAATACAAATTTAAGCGTGGCAAAGGGTGTTGAGGCTGAAATTTCGGGTAAAAAATTTTATGCAGGAAGCAAGCGATTTTTAGTTGAAAATGGTATTAGCTTTGATGAAGCTGAAGAAAATGTGAGCTTTTTTGTGGGGCTTAATGGTGAGTTAGTGGCGAAATTTTACCTAAAAGATAGTGTAAAGCCCGAAGCAAAGACCTTGATAGACGAGCTAAAGAGCGCTGGCATGAAAGTGTGTATCTTAAGTGGCGACGTGCAAAAAGTGGTAAAAAATGTGGCAGATGAGCTTGGCGTGAGTGAGTTTAGAGCAGAGATGTTGCCTGAAACGAAAGCTAAATTTATAAGCGAACTAAAAGAGCAGGGCAAAAAGGTTCTAATGGTAGGAGATGGCATAAATGATGCAGCAGCGCTTAGCCTTGCTCATGTTGCCATTTGTATGGGAAGCGGGGCGGCAATAAGCCTAGAAAGAAGCGATGTAGTGCTACTTGATAATAGTTTAAAAAGTCTAGCAAAGGCCATAAAAATCTCAAAATTTACTTACAAAACGATAAAGCAAAATTTGCTCTTTTGTCTTCTTTATAATGTTCTTGCTCTGCCATTTGCTGTGTGTGGCTATGTCATTCCGCTATTTGCTGCACTTTTTATGTCGCTTAGCTCGCTAAGTGTTATCTTAAACTCACTTTATATTGTTAGAAAATTTAAGGAAAAATAA
- the rho gene encoding transcription termination factor Rho has translation MENNQTEQSVAQNTKTTKKHQASRTHIPVDGHKIEELRTLSLDELVQIANSVGVENPREFRRQDLIFEILKTQTKQGGFILFTGILEITNEGYGFLRAVDANLSDSSNDAYVSNSQIRKFALRVGDIITGQVREPKDQEKYYALLKIEAVNYMPLADAKERPLFDNLTPLFPTEKLNLEYDPMKLTGRVLDLFTPIGKGQRGLIVAPPRSGKTELMKELAHGIAKNHPEAQLMVLLVDERPEEVTDMQRCVKGEVFSSTFDLPALNHVRVAELVIEKAKRLVEMGKDVIILLDSITRLARAYNTVTPPSGKVLTGGVDANALHKPKRFFGAARNIEHGGSLTIIATALIDTGSRMDEVIFEEFKGTGNSEIVLDRNISDRRIYPAINVLKSGTRKEELLQKPDELQKIWAIRSAIATMDDVEALKFLYAKMLKTKDNKELLSILNE, from the coding sequence ATGGAAAATAACCAAACCGAGCAAAGTGTTGCTCAAAACACAAAAACTACAAAAAAACATCAAGCATCAAGAACACACATACCAGTAGACGGACACAAGATTGAAGAGCTAAGAACGCTTAGCTTAGACGAGCTAGTACAGATCGCAAATAGCGTCGGTGTCGAAAATCCACGCGAATTTCGTAGGCAGGATTTGATATTTGAGATACTAAAAACCCAGACAAAACAAGGCGGCTTTATACTATTTACTGGAATTTTAGAGATCACAAACGAAGGTTATGGCTTTTTAAGGGCTGTTGATGCGAATTTAAGCGACAGCTCAAACGACGCATACGTTTCAAACTCACAGATCCGCAAATTTGCACTTCGTGTGGGCGACATCATCACAGGTCAAGTAAGAGAACCAAAAGATCAAGAAAAATACTATGCTCTTTTAAAGATCGAGGCGGTAAACTATATGCCTCTAGCAGACGCTAAAGAGAGGCCATTATTTGACAACCTAACCCCACTTTTCCCAACTGAAAAGCTAAATTTAGAATATGATCCGATGAAACTAACAGGCCGTGTGCTTGACCTTTTCACGCCTATCGGTAAAGGTCAGCGTGGCCTCATCGTCGCACCCCCAAGAAGCGGTAAAACTGAGCTTATGAAAGAACTAGCCCACGGCATCGCTAAAAATCACCCAGAAGCCCAGCTCATGGTACTTTTGGTTGATGAGAGACCAGAAGAAGTTACCGATATGCAGCGCTGCGTAAAAGGCGAGGTTTTTAGCTCGACATTTGATCTACCAGCGCTTAATCACGTCCGCGTAGCAGAGCTAGTCATCGAAAAAGCAAAACGTCTAGTTGAGATGGGCAAAGATGTCATCATCTTGCTTGACAGTATAACCCGTCTAGCGCGTGCCTACAACACAGTGACCCCACCAAGCGGTAAGGTGCTAACAGGCGGCGTGGACGCAAACGCACTTCACAAGCCAAAACGTTTCTTTGGCGCAGCCAGAAACATCGAACATGGCGGCTCTCTAACCATCATCGCAACCGCTCTTATCGACACTGGCTCACGCATGGATGAAGTTATATTTGAAGAGTTTAAAGGCACTGGAAACAGCGAGATAGTGCTTGACCGCAACATCTCAGACCGCAGAATTTACCCAGCTATCAACGTACTAAAATCAGGTACCAGAAAAGAAGAACTACTTCAAAAACCTGACGAGCTTCAAAAAATTTGGGCTATCCGCTCTGCGATTGCGACAATGGATGATGTTGAAGCGCTTAAATTCTTATACGCAAAAATGCTAAAAACAAAAGATAATAAAGAGCTTCTCTCTATCCTAAACGAGTAA
- a CDS encoding transcriptional regulator, with the protein MAKMTKRDMAYHLDVDVATLYNWRKHKPNLYRIVMLGFKFDELIEQSKKTYNELCEYENLINQDIEKFSK; encoded by the coding sequence GTGGCTAAGATGACAAAACGTGATATGGCTTATCATTTAGACGTTGATGTCGCAACGCTTTACAACTGGCGAAAACACAAGCCCAACCTTTATCGTATCGTGATGCTTGGATTTAAATTTGACGAGCTTATCGAGCAGAGCAAGAAGACTTACAACGAGCTTTGTGAATATGAAAATTTAATCAATCAAGACATAGAAAAATTTAGTAAATAA
- a CDS encoding outer membrane beta-barrel protein, protein MKNVVLKVALGLSLASAAALAQGAFVGVEGDYSFNSNLTAKSDNGKSKAKKAQPGLGIKAGYDFDVARVYGAYIYDFQAKKSLGDEDGTIIKWKTHKFIVGADYTPSVAKDLKLVLGGYTGFSKLKMDVFDTHDGSEKGNSTGWILGAKVGAEYSINENNAVEFGLKADRTKYRSIAKYDNAKIKETNIGLYMGYTYKF, encoded by the coding sequence ATGAAAAATGTAGTTTTAAAAGTTGCTTTAGGTTTAAGCCTAGCTAGTGCCGCTGCTTTAGCGCAAGGAGCGTTTGTGGGAGTTGAAGGAGATTATTCTTTTAATTCAAATTTAACAGCAAAAAGCGACAATGGCAAATCAAAAGCTAAAAAAGCACAACCAGGTCTTGGCATAAAAGCTGGTTATGACTTTGACGTAGCTAGAGTTTATGGAGCTTACATATATGACTTTCAAGCCAAAAAGTCACTTGGTGACGAAGATGGCACAATAATAAAATGGAAAACCCATAAATTTATAGTTGGGGCTGACTATACTCCAAGCGTAGCAAAAGATCTTAAACTAGTTCTTGGTGGCTACACTGGTTTTTCAAAGCTTAAAATGGATGTATTTGACACACATGATGGCTCTGAAAAAGGCAACTCAACTGGCTGGATACTAGGTGCGAAAGTTGGTGCAGAATACTCTATCAATGAAAACAATGCGGTTGAGTTTGGTTTAAAAGCTGATAGAACAAAATATCGCTCTATAGCAAAATATGATAATGCAAAAATAAAAGAGACAAACATCGGTCTCTATATGGGATATACATATAAATTTTAA
- a CDS encoding GNAT family N-acetyltransferase, whose translation MKFEIRKATRADIDVICELVRELASYEKMSDQVTFTNEIFADSIFNKNHAKALVCESESRAIGYAIYFYTFSTFLGLGGIYLEDIYVKKEFRNQGIGKAFFKFLAQICKDENLKRLEWCCLNWNEPSIKFYESMGAKNQSLEWRTYRLDGENLENL comes from the coding sequence ATGAAATTTGAAATAAGAAAAGCAACGAGAGCTGATATAGACGTGATCTGCGAGCTTGTAAGAGAGCTTGCGAGCTATGAAAAGATGAGTGACCAAGTCACTTTTACTAATGAAATTTTTGCAGACTCCATCTTTAATAAAAATCACGCAAAAGCCCTTGTTTGTGAGAGTGAGAGTAGGGCGATAGGATATGCTATCTATTTTTACACATTTTCTACATTTTTGGGGCTTGGCGGGATCTATCTTGAGGACATCTACGTCAAAAAAGAGTTTAGAAATCAAGGCATCGGCAAGGCTTTTTTTAAATTTCTAGCTCAAATTTGCAAGGATGAAAATTTAAAAAGGCTTGAGTGGTGCTGCCTAAACTGGAATGAGCCAAGCATCAAATTTTATGAGAGCATGGGCGCTAAAAATCAATCTCTTGAGTGGAGAACCTACCGCTTAGACGGCGAAAATTTAGAAAATTTATAG
- the nusA gene encoding transcription termination factor NusA produces MERISDIIESIANEKNLEIEDVKERVIRALINTAKRVYGENYEYDVSIDANKNLKLYQKISIVANDDERLEEDNEHFLSLKEAKKIDSGVEIGDELTYELSLDNLGRTAAQTLHKELEYHIQRLVEEKILQKYNEMSGHMVFGPVVRVDNDENTFIEIDELRAILPRKNRIKGEKFKVGDVVKAVIRKVFTDKNLGIKVELSRTSPKFLEALLTSEVPEIKDGGIIIQGSARIPGERAKVALISTTPNIDPVGATVGTKGVRINAVSKELHGESIDAIEYTTEPAILVARAMAPAIITSVKIEENKAIVTLASEQKSKAIGKNGINIRLASMLTGYEIELNELGSKTSSSGENGEMVKDLKALFGDN; encoded by the coding sequence ATGGAAAGAATTTCAGATATCATCGAGTCAATTGCAAATGAGAAAAATTTAGAGATAGAAGATGTAAAAGAGCGCGTTATAAGAGCTTTGATAAACACTGCAAAAAGAGTTTATGGCGAAAATTATGAGTATGATGTGAGTATCGATGCAAATAAAAATTTAAAGCTTTATCAAAAAATTTCAATCGTAGCAAACGACGATGAGAGGCTTGAAGAAGACAATGAGCACTTTTTAAGCTTAAAAGAGGCTAAAAAGATAGACAGTGGCGTAGAGATCGGAGATGAGCTCACTTACGAGCTAAGTCTTGATAACCTTGGAAGGACCGCAGCCCAAACACTTCACAAGGAGCTTGAGTATCACATCCAGCGCCTAGTGGAAGAGAAAATTTTACAAAAATATAATGAAATGAGCGGTCACATGGTCTTTGGACCAGTTGTCAGAGTCGATAATGACGAAAACACATTTATCGAGATAGACGAGCTTCGTGCCATCTTGCCACGCAAAAACCGCATAAAAGGTGAGAAATTTAAAGTGGGTGACGTGGTAAAAGCAGTCATTAGAAAAGTTTTTACAGATAAAAATTTAGGTATAAAGGTCGAGCTTTCAAGGACTTCGCCAAAATTTCTTGAAGCTCTACTAACTTCAGAGGTACCTGAGATAAAAGATGGTGGCATTATCATTCAAGGAAGTGCGAGAATTCCTGGTGAAAGAGCTAAAGTAGCGCTCATCTCAACTACTCCAAACATCGATCCAGTTGGTGCAACGGTCGGCACAAAGGGCGTTAGGATAAATGCTGTAAGTAAAGAGCTTCATGGTGAGAGCATCGATGCGATCGAATATACCACTGAGCCAGCGATCTTGGTAGCTCGCGCTATGGCACCTGCTATCATCACATCAGTAAAGATCGAAGAAAACAAGGCGATCGTGACACTTGCGAGCGAGCAAAAGAGTAAGGCGATCGGTAAAAATGGCATAAATATCCGCCTTGCAAGCATGCTAACTGGCTATGAGATCGAGCTAAATGAGCTTGGCTCAAAAACTAGCAGCAGCGGCGAAAATGGCGAAATGGTTAAAGATCTAAAAGCACTCTTTGGTGATAACTAA
- a CDS encoding HP0268 family nuclease gives MELKLARAELDAKPKTISLEKIEAAVEKEGQKIFYFDKENTHKQLIALVEHFEEKGLSVYHRTVKYGLDDSDYMYEVHIL, from the coding sequence ATGGAGCTAAAACTTGCAAGAGCCGAATTAGACGCAAAGCCAAAAACGATTTCACTAGAAAAAATAGAGGCAGCTGTCGAAAAAGAGGGTCAGAAAATTTTCTATTTTGATAAAGAAAACACACACAAACAACTAATCGCCTTAGTAGAGCATTTTGAAGAAAAAGGGCTAAGCGTCTATCACAGAACCGTAAAATACGGACTTGATGATAGCGACTACATGTATGAAGTGCATATACTTTAA
- the miaB gene encoding tRNA (N6-isopentenyl adenosine(37)-C2)-methylthiotransferase MiaB, protein MSKKLFIQTLGCAMNVRDSEHIIAELSQKEDYSLTQNIEEADLILINTCSVREKPVHKLFSEVGAFEKAKKRGAKIGVCGCTASHLGSEIFKRAPYVDFVLGARNVSKITKAVNTPKFISTDINHDESEYAFGEFRGSPYKSHINISIGCDKKCTYCIVPHTRGDEISIPSSLILKEVEKAAKSGAKEIFLLGQNVNNYGKRFSGVQENIDFSDLLVKISEIGGVERIRFTSPHPLHMDDKFLEIFTNNPKICKSMHMPLQSGNTKVLREMKRGYTKEWFLDRALRLRKMCPDVSISTDIIVAFPGESDSEFEDTMDVLEQVRFEQIFSFKYSPRPLTKAATFTNQIDDKTASERLTRLQNRHNEILDEIVAAQKDKIFDVYFEELRANGGVAGRSFNNFLVQVDGSEELLGTTQKIKITNPKRMVLYGELQI, encoded by the coding sequence ATGAGTAAAAAACTCTTTATCCAAACTCTAGGCTGTGCTATGAATGTTCGTGACAGCGAGCATATCATAGCTGAGCTCTCACAAAAAGAAGACTACTCCTTAACACAAAATATAGAAGAAGCTGATTTAATCCTTATAAATACTTGCTCGGTTCGTGAAAAGCCAGTTCATAAGCTCTTTAGCGAGGTCGGAGCCTTTGAAAAAGCCAAAAAAAGAGGAGCTAAAATAGGTGTTTGCGGTTGCACTGCAAGCCATTTGGGTAGCGAAATTTTTAAGCGCGCACCTTACGTTGACTTTGTCCTTGGCGCAAGAAATGTTAGTAAGATCACAAAGGCGGTAAATACGCCTAAATTTATCTCAACCGACATCAACCACGACGAGAGCGAATACGCATTTGGCGAGTTTAGAGGCTCACCATATAAAAGTCATATCAACATCTCGATCGGATGCGATAAAAAATGCACCTACTGCATCGTCCCACACACCAGAGGCGATGAAATTTCTATCCCTTCAAGCCTCATCTTAAAAGAGGTAGAAAAGGCTGCAAAAAGCGGTGCAAAAGAGATATTTTTACTAGGGCAAAATGTCAATAACTACGGCAAAAGATTTTCAGGCGTGCAAGAAAATATCGATTTTAGCGACCTGCTAGTAAAGATAAGCGAGATAGGTGGCGTTGAGAGGATAAGATTTACAAGCCCACACCCACTTCACATGGATGATAAATTTCTTGAAATTTTCACTAATAATCCAAAAATTTGTAAATCAATGCATATGCCGCTTCAAAGCGGAAACACCAAAGTTTTACGCGAGATGAAGCGCGGATACACAAAAGAGTGGTTTTTAGACCGCGCGCTAAGACTTAGAAAGATGTGCCCGGACGTGAGCATCTCAACTGATATCATCGTCGCATTTCCGGGCGAGAGTGATAGTGAATTTGAAGATACGATGGATGTGCTTGAGCAAGTTAGATTTGAGCAAATTTTTAGCTTTAAGTATTCACCTCGTCCGCTTACAAAGGCAGCTACTTTTACAAATCAAATAGATGACAAGACCGCTTCAGAAAGGCTTACTCGCCTACAAAATCGCCACAATGAAATTTTAGACGAGATCGTGGCGGCACAAAAAGATAAAATTTTTGATGTATATTTTGAAGAGCTAAGAGCAAATGGCGGCGTTGCTGGGCGAAGCTTTAATAACTTTTTAGTTCAAGTTGATGGAAGCGAAGAGCTTCTTGGCACTACACAAAAAATCAAGATCACAAACCCAAAACGAATGGTTTTGTATGGCGAGCTGCAAATTTAA